In Streptomyces qaidamensis, one DNA window encodes the following:
- a CDS encoding MerR family transcriptional regulator codes for MRSSGDGTAGGGPERSLRASGPYPPPGSRPLPGGGCPQPGGAAEHAPQRPTAVPSSGGTTSMASEQIGYRGPTACAAAGITYRQLDYWARTGLVEPSVRPAYGSGTQRLYSFRDVVVLKIVKRFLDTGVSLQNIRTAVHHLRERGFSDLERMTLMSDGATVYECTSPDEVHALLQGGQGVFGIAVGVVWRDVESALSQLHGERIDTGETLVGPNPADELARRRNRAV; via the coding sequence GTGAGAAGCAGCGGCGACGGTACGGCTGGGGGCGGCCCCGAGCGCAGTCTCAGGGCGAGCGGTCCGTACCCTCCCCCCGGCTCCCGGCCCCTCCCGGGCGGGGGATGCCCCCAGCCCGGAGGCGCGGCCGAGCACGCTCCGCAGCGACCGACAGCGGTGCCGAGCAGCGGAGGGACGACGTCCATGGCGTCCGAGCAGATCGGCTATCGCGGCCCCACGGCCTGTGCGGCCGCCGGTATCACCTACCGGCAGTTGGACTACTGGGCCCGCACGGGGCTCGTCGAGCCGAGTGTGCGGCCCGCCTACGGGTCCGGGACGCAGCGGCTGTACAGCTTCCGGGACGTGGTCGTCCTGAAGATCGTCAAGCGGTTCCTCGACACCGGGGTGTCGCTGCAGAACATCCGTACGGCCGTCCACCACCTCCGGGAACGCGGTTTCAGTGATCTGGAGCGCATGACGCTGATGAGCGACGGCGCGACGGTCTACGAGTGCACCTCGCCCGACGAGGTCCATGCCCTGCTCCAAGGTGGCCAGGGTGTGTTCGGGATCGCCGTGGGTGTGGTGTGGCGGGACGTCGAGAGCGCGCTGTCTCAGCTGCACGGCGAGCGGATCGACACCGGCGAGACCCTGGTCGGCCCCAATCCTGCGGACGAG